A section of the Lepus europaeus isolate LE1 chromosome 10, mLepTim1.pri, whole genome shotgun sequence genome encodes:
- the OPRL1 gene encoding nociceptin receptor isoform X1, giving the protein MESLFPAPFWEELYGSHLQGNLSLLSPNHSLPPPHLLLNSSHGAFLPLGLKATIVGLYLAVCVGGLLGNCLVMYVILRHTKMKTATNIYIFNLALADTLVLLTLPFQGTDVLLGFWPFGNALCKAVIAIDYYNMFTSTFTLTAMSVDRYVAICHPIRALDVRTSSKAQAVNVAIWALASVVGVPVAIMGSAQVEDEEIECLVEIPTPQDYWGPVFAVCIFLFSFIIPVLIISVCYSLMIRRLRGVRLLSGSREKDRNLRRITRLVLVVVAVFVGCWTPVQVFVLVQGLGVQPGSETAVAVLRFCTALGYVNSCLNPILYAFLDENFKACFRRFCCASALRREMQVSDRVRSIAKDVALACKTSETVPRPA; this is encoded by the exons ATGGagtccctgttccctgctccgTTCTGGGAGGAGCTGTACGGCAGCCACCTTCAGGGCAACCTGTCTCTCCTGAGCCCCAACCACAGTCTGCCGCCCCCCCACCTGCTGCTCAACTCCAGCCACGGAGCCTTCCTGCCCCTGGGGCTCAAGGCCACCATCGTAGGGCTCTACCTGGCTGTGTGCGTCGGGGGCCTGCTGGGAAACTGCCTGGTCATGTACGTCATCCTCAG ACATACCAAGATGAAGACGGCCACCAACATCTACATCTTCAACTTGGCCTTGGCCGACACGCTGGTCCTGCTGACCCTGCCTTTCCAGGGCACCGACGTCCTGCTGGGCTTCTGGCCGTTCGGGAACGCCCTGTGCAAGGCCGTGATTGCCATCGACTACTACAACATGTTCACCAGCACCTTCACCCTGACGGCCATGAGTGTGGACCGCTACGTGGCCATCTGCCACCCGATCCGCGCCCTGGACGTCCGCACGTCCAGTAAGGCCCAGGCCGTGAACGTGGCCATCTGGGCCCTGGCCTCTGTGGTTGGCGTTCCGGTTGCCATCATGGGCTCGGCACAGGTCGAGGATGAAG AGATCGAGTGCCTGGTGGagatccccaccccccaggactACTGGGGCCCGGTGTTTGCCGTCTgcatcttcctcttctccttcatCATCCCCGTGCTCATCATCTCCGTCTGCTACAGCCTCATGATCCGGCGGCTCCGCGGCGTCCGCCTGCTCTCAGGCTCACGTGAGAAGGACCGGAACCTGCGGCGCATCACACggctggtgctggtggtggtagCCGTGTTCGTGGGCTGCTGGACGCCCGTGCAGGTCTtcgtgctggtgcaggggctgggCGTCCAGCCGGGCAGTGAGACGGCCGTGGCCGTGCTGCGCTTCTGCACGGCTCTGGGCTACGTCAACAGCTGCCTCAACCCCATTCTCTATGCCTTCCTGGACGAGAACTTCAAGGCCTGCTTCCGCAGGTTCTGCTGTGCGTCCGCCCTGCGCCGGGAGATGCAGGTGTCGGACCGTGTGCGCAGCATCGCCAAGGATGTGGCCCTCGCCTGCAAGACCTCGGAGACAGTGCCGCGGCCCGCATGA
- the OPRL1 gene encoding nociceptin receptor isoform X2: MESLFPAPFWEELYGSHLQGNLSLLSPNHSLPPPHLLLNSSHGAFLPLGLKATIVGLYLAVCVGGLLGNCLVIHTKMKTATNIYIFNLALADTLVLLTLPFQGTDVLLGFWPFGNALCKAVIAIDYYNMFTSTFTLTAMSVDRYVAICHPIRALDVRTSSKAQAVNVAIWALASVVGVPVAIMGSAQVEDEEIECLVEIPTPQDYWGPVFAVCIFLFSFIIPVLIISVCYSLMIRRLRGVRLLSGSREKDRNLRRITRLVLVVVAVFVGCWTPVQVFVLVQGLGVQPGSETAVAVLRFCTALGYVNSCLNPILYAFLDENFKACFRRFCCASALRREMQVSDRVRSIAKDVALACKTSETVPRPA, from the exons ATGGagtccctgttccctgctccgTTCTGGGAGGAGCTGTACGGCAGCCACCTTCAGGGCAACCTGTCTCTCCTGAGCCCCAACCACAGTCTGCCGCCCCCCCACCTGCTGCTCAACTCCAGCCACGGAGCCTTCCTGCCCCTGGGGCTCAAGGCCACCATCGTAGGGCTCTACCTGGCTGTGTGCGTCGGGGGCCTGCTGGGAAACTGCCTGGTCAT ACATACCAAGATGAAGACGGCCACCAACATCTACATCTTCAACTTGGCCTTGGCCGACACGCTGGTCCTGCTGACCCTGCCTTTCCAGGGCACCGACGTCCTGCTGGGCTTCTGGCCGTTCGGGAACGCCCTGTGCAAGGCCGTGATTGCCATCGACTACTACAACATGTTCACCAGCACCTTCACCCTGACGGCCATGAGTGTGGACCGCTACGTGGCCATCTGCCACCCGATCCGCGCCCTGGACGTCCGCACGTCCAGTAAGGCCCAGGCCGTGAACGTGGCCATCTGGGCCCTGGCCTCTGTGGTTGGCGTTCCGGTTGCCATCATGGGCTCGGCACAGGTCGAGGATGAAG AGATCGAGTGCCTGGTGGagatccccaccccccaggactACTGGGGCCCGGTGTTTGCCGTCTgcatcttcctcttctccttcatCATCCCCGTGCTCATCATCTCCGTCTGCTACAGCCTCATGATCCGGCGGCTCCGCGGCGTCCGCCTGCTCTCAGGCTCACGTGAGAAGGACCGGAACCTGCGGCGCATCACACggctggtgctggtggtggtagCCGTGTTCGTGGGCTGCTGGACGCCCGTGCAGGTCTtcgtgctggtgcaggggctgggCGTCCAGCCGGGCAGTGAGACGGCCGTGGCCGTGCTGCGCTTCTGCACGGCTCTGGGCTACGTCAACAGCTGCCTCAACCCCATTCTCTATGCCTTCCTGGACGAGAACTTCAAGGCCTGCTTCCGCAGGTTCTGCTGTGCGTCCGCCCTGCGCCGGGAGATGCAGGTGTCGGACCGTGTGCGCAGCATCGCCAAGGATGTGGCCCTCGCCTGCAAGACCTCGGAGACAGTGCCGCGGCCCGCATGA
- the OPRL1 gene encoding nociceptin receptor isoform X3, giving the protein MKTATNIYIFNLALADTLVLLTLPFQGTDVLLGFWPFGNALCKAVIAIDYYNMFTSTFTLTAMSVDRYVAICHPIRALDVRTSSKAQAVNVAIWALASVVGVPVAIMGSAQVEDEEIECLVEIPTPQDYWGPVFAVCIFLFSFIIPVLIISVCYSLMIRRLRGVRLLSGSREKDRNLRRITRLVLVVVAVFVGCWTPVQVFVLVQGLGVQPGSETAVAVLRFCTALGYVNSCLNPILYAFLDENFKACFRRFCCASALRREMQVSDRVRSIAKDVALACKTSETVPRPA; this is encoded by the exons ATGAAGACGGCCACCAACATCTACATCTTCAACTTGGCCTTGGCCGACACGCTGGTCCTGCTGACCCTGCCTTTCCAGGGCACCGACGTCCTGCTGGGCTTCTGGCCGTTCGGGAACGCCCTGTGCAAGGCCGTGATTGCCATCGACTACTACAACATGTTCACCAGCACCTTCACCCTGACGGCCATGAGTGTGGACCGCTACGTGGCCATCTGCCACCCGATCCGCGCCCTGGACGTCCGCACGTCCAGTAAGGCCCAGGCCGTGAACGTGGCCATCTGGGCCCTGGCCTCTGTGGTTGGCGTTCCGGTTGCCATCATGGGCTCGGCACAGGTCGAGGATGAAG AGATCGAGTGCCTGGTGGagatccccaccccccaggactACTGGGGCCCGGTGTTTGCCGTCTgcatcttcctcttctccttcatCATCCCCGTGCTCATCATCTCCGTCTGCTACAGCCTCATGATCCGGCGGCTCCGCGGCGTCCGCCTGCTCTCAGGCTCACGTGAGAAGGACCGGAACCTGCGGCGCATCACACggctggtgctggtggtggtagCCGTGTTCGTGGGCTGCTGGACGCCCGTGCAGGTCTtcgtgctggtgcaggggctgggCGTCCAGCCGGGCAGTGAGACGGCCGTGGCCGTGCTGCGCTTCTGCACGGCTCTGGGCTACGTCAACAGCTGCCTCAACCCCATTCTCTATGCCTTCCTGGACGAGAACTTCAAGGCCTGCTTCCGCAGGTTCTGCTGTGCGTCCGCCCTGCGCCGGGAGATGCAGGTGTCGGACCGTGTGCGCAGCATCGCCAAGGATGTGGCCCTCGCCTGCAAGACCTCGGAGACAGTGCCGCGGCCCGCATGA